Genomic DNA from Candidatus Nitrosopumilus koreensis AR1:
CGTAACTAGGCCAAATTCTATATTTGTCGCCCACGGTGTAATGCTTTTCATCTATGATTCGTAATAATACAGGATCTCTCATAACTGCATTATCTGCTTTCATATCACCACGGAACCTAACTATGGCTTCTCCGGGTTTGAATTTATTTTGCATCTTTTCCCAATTTTTATTGTTTTTTCCAATATCTTCCATGCTACATTTACAGGCTTTTCGTTCTCTTCGATTCTTACTGATGTCTTCTCTTTTACAAGTACAAACATACGCCTTTCCAGAATTAAGTAACTCTATTCCCTTTTCATAAAATAGTTCCATGTCGTCTGAAGTATTTTTTACCTGATCAAATTTTATTCCTAACCACTCTAATCCTACTTTGATTGCAGCATGATATTCCATTCTTTCAGCTTCTGGATTTGTATCGTCCATTCTAAGTATGAATTTTCCACCATACATCTTTGCATATTCTGAATTAATTATCGCAGCTTTTGCGTGTCCAATATGTGGATATCCATTTGGTTCTGGAGGAAATCGTGTAACTACTTTTCCTTGTACCGCATCTCTTAATTCTGGTAGTCCTTCTCTTTCTTCAATTTTTTCTTTAGGTGCTAATGCTTCTGGAAATTTTTCTTCCATTTCTTTTTGTTGTTCTTCTGATGATAACTGATTAACTGATGCAACAATTTCCGATATCTCTGCTGAAATTTCTTTTACTTTTGCTCTAAACTCTGGTTTTGTTCCAAGAATTTTTCCCAAAATTATTTTATCTTGAGTGCTGCCTCCATGCTCAAATGCATTTTGAAGAGCCATTTTTCTGATTTCTTGTTTAACTTCTTCATCCATTATGAACTACCTGATGATCCTTAGACACTTCTCTTAACTACGAAATCTAATAGTGCAATGAGTTCTGTTTTTGCTGAACCCGAGTATTTTGATAGTGATTTTTCTGCTTTTTTAGCGTATTTTAGTGCCTGTTTTCGAACATTTTCTTCTATGCCAAGTGAACGAATCACATCTACTGCTTTGTTTAGGTCATTTCTTGAAATTTTGGGATTTCCAAATGCCTTTAAAATAATTTTTTTGTCTTTACCTTTTGCAATCTTTATTGCCATTAAGATTGGAAGTGATTTTTTCCCTTCTCGAAGATCGTTTCCTACTGGTTTTTTTGTAATTTTAGGATCTCCCATAACTCCAATTAAGTCATCAGTTATTTGAAATGCAATTCCTAGATTTCTTCCAAATGAAGAAAGATTTGAAATGTCTTTATCTTTATTTGTTGCACATATTGCTCCCATTGCACATGATACATCAAACAATGCTGCTGTTTTCTTTCCAATCATTGTAATGTATTGTGATTGTGTCGGAATTTTCTTCTCTTCAGCCATTTTAACATCAAGTAATTGTCCTTCACAAACATCTACACATGCTTGTGCAAGTCTTGAGATAAGATGTGTTGTTGCAATAGGTGATAATTTTGTATTTGAAATAATCTGATATGCTTTTGAAAATAATACGTCTCCTGCAAGAATTGCAATTGGCATGCCATATTTTCTATGTGTGGTTGGAACCCCGTGACGCATTTCATCATTATCCATAATGTCATCGTGAACTAAAGTAAAATTATGAACCATTTCCACTGCACTGGCAGCTGGCATTGCATTGACAGCATTTCCCCCTAAAATTTGACAGCTTCTAATTACCATATATGGCCTGAGTCTTTTCCCACCGTGAATAATCAGATGACTTGCAGCATCATAGAGTTTTTTTGGATTTCCTTTTAATTTTGATTTAAGAAACTTGTTTACAGTTTTTGCATTTTTTTCAATTTGATTAGTATTTTTCATTTACTAATCTCCATTTTTCTTGTGGCAAATGTGTTTTGATTGCAACCTGTAACCCCTCATGAACATCGCTGGTCATCCATGTAGATAATACATTTGCGTGTTTTTCAAGCATGGCTTTATCAGATTTATCAAGTAATTCTAATGCAATGAGCATCCATGGACAATAAATTTGAGGATTTGTTTTAATTTCTAACAGTAACTCACTGGCTGAAATCCATTTAATTTCGTCTATTTCTCCTTCAATTTCTTTCAATTCTGTAGATTTGTCTATTATTCCAATCAATGTTCCACAAATTTCATTTTCTGAACCTACATCTTTGTAAGGTACATGATATTCAAATTTATGTAAATAATCTAATTTTCCTTCAATCCCTAATTCTTCAGGCATTCTTCTTTCTCCTGATGAAACATATGTTTCTGATTCTCTAGGATGACTTGCAAATGTACCATCCCAATCTCCTGGCCATAACATTTTCTCTTTTGCTCTTCTTGTTAGAATTAATCTTCCATTTTCATCAAACAACAATGCAGTAAATGCTCTATGGAGTTTTCCATTAGGTAAATGACATTTTACTTTTTCTTCTTTTCCAATTGGATTATCATTTTCATCAACTAAGATAACAAATTCTTCAGTCATTATTTTCCTCTAAACAACGTTCCTTCAAATTTCCTATTTTTAACCGCTTTCACGATTCTTTCAGGTTTGTTCCCGTTAACAAAAAATACATTCATCCCCATTTTTGAAATTTTTGACGCTTCTTCTATTTTTCTAGTCATTCCACCAGTTACATCCATTTTATTTTCAGATATTGATGGATGTTCTCCTTTTAATTCATGAATTAATTTTTTAGATTTTAGATCAGAGTATACTCCATCTTCATTTAAAGCAAAAATACAAATCTTGGGTTTTAGAATTTTTGCAAAATGTGTCATTATTTTGTCTCCTGATAAAATGAATGTCTTGTTTTGTCCATACCATAATGCATCACCAAAAGTGACTGGAACCAAGCCTGATTTTGCTATTTTTTCAATTTCTTTTACCTTTTTTGTTATTGGTTTATTTCCTATCATAAAATCTGTTGGTGGGAGACAATATGGATTTAATTTATTTTTTAGAAATGAATCTAAAATTATTTTGTTTAGTTCTATCATGGAGTTTTTTACAATTGCAACTCCTTTCAAATCATATTTTCTTTCTTTAGTATGCATATTATATTTGACAGACCAATAATGTCCATACGAACCTCCTCCATGAACAATCACTATTGGTTCTTTAATCTTTTTTAGACTCTTTGCAAGATTATCAATTGTTTTTCTTCTTGGTGATAGT
This window encodes:
- the gltX gene encoding glutamate--tRNA ligase, whose translation is MDEEVKQEIRKMALQNAFEHGGSTQDKIILGKILGTKPEFRAKVKEISAEISEIVASVNQLSSEEQQKEMEEKFPEALAPKEKIEEREGLPELRDAVQGKVVTRFPPEPNGYPHIGHAKAAIINSEYAKMYGGKFILRMDDTNPEAERMEYHAAIKVGLEWLGIKFDQVKNTSDDMELFYEKGIELLNSGKAYVCTCKREDISKNRRERKACKCSMEDIGKNNKNWEKMQNKFKPGEAIVRFRGDMKADNAVMRDPVLLRIIDEKHYTVGDKYRIWPSYDFAVAIEDSIDGVTHAFRSKEFELRKELIDAILDALGMRKPQQGFFSRLEFKGMPISKRIIKPLIEEGKVSWYDDPRLPTLEALRRRGIKPEAIRKFIMSLGLTKANTLAPFDALEAFNRKFVDADSIRLFMVKNAKKLK
- a CDS encoding isopentenyl phosphate kinase, producing MILIKLGGSIITNKDKPLSPRRKTIDNLAKSLKKIKEPIVIVHGGGSYGHYWSVKYNMHTKERKYDLKGVAIVKNSMIELNKIILDSFLKNKLNPYCLPPTDFMIGNKPITKKVKEIEKIAKSGLVPVTFGDALWYGQNKTFILSGDKIMTHFAKILKPKICIFALNEDGVYSDLKSKKLIHELKGEHPSISENKMDVTGGMTRKIEEASKISKMGMNVFFVNGNKPERIVKAVKNRKFEGTLFRGK
- the idi gene encoding isopentenyl-diphosphate Delta-isomerase codes for the protein MTEEFVILVDENDNPIGKEEKVKCHLPNGKLHRAFTALLFDENGRLILTRRAKEKMLWPGDWDGTFASHPRESETYVSSGERRMPEELGIEGKLDYLHKFEYHVPYKDVGSENEICGTLIGIIDKSTELKEIEGEIDEIKWISASELLLEIKTNPQIYCPWMLIALELLDKSDKAMLEKHANVLSTWMTSDVHEGLQVAIKTHLPQEKWRLVNEKY
- a CDS encoding polyprenyl synthetase family protein, with the translated sequence MKNTNQIEKNAKTVNKFLKSKLKGNPKKLYDAASHLIIHGGKRLRPYMVIRSCQILGGNAVNAMPAASAVEMVHNFTLVHDDIMDNDEMRHGVPTTHRKYGMPIAILAGDVLFSKAYQIISNTKLSPIATTHLISRLAQACVDVCEGQLLDVKMAEEKKIPTQSQYITMIGKKTAALFDVSCAMGAICATNKDKDISNLSSFGRNLGIAFQITDDLIGVMGDPKITKKPVGNDLREGKKSLPILMAIKIAKGKDKKIILKAFGNPKISRNDLNKAVDVIRSLGIEENVRKQALKYAKKAEKSLSKYSGSAKTELIALLDFVVKRSV